A part of Aspergillus flavus chromosome 1, complete sequence genomic DNA contains:
- a CDS encoding putative glycine-rich RNA-binding protein (unnamed protein product), translating into MSKLFIGGLAWHTTDESLRSGFEKYGAVEEAIVVKDRDTGRSRGFGFVRFSSEADAEAAAHEMNNQEFDGRTIRVDKASERAPRNDGGFQGRGGYNQRGGNGGGYGGYGGGSRGGYGDGDWRRSDGN; encoded by the exons ATGTCTAAACTGTTTATCGG CGGCCTGGCATGGCACACCACCGACGAGAGTCTCCGTTCTGGTTTCGAGAAGTACGGTGCTGTCGAAGAAGCT ATCGTCGTTAAGGATCGTGACACTGGTCGCAGTCGCGGATTCGGATTCGTCCGCTTCAGCTCTGAGGCTGACGCCGAAGCTGCGGCGCATGAAATGAACAACCAGGA GTTTGACGGCCGTACTATCCGCGTCGACAAAGCCAGTGAACGAGCTCCTCGCAACGATGGCGGCTTCCAAGGCCGTGGCGGGTACAACCAGCGCGGAGGAAACGGTGGAGGATACGGAGGATATGGTGGCGGATCTCGTGGAGGATATGGTGACGGCG ACTGGCGCAGAAGCGATGGTAACTAG
- a CDS encoding ChaC-like protein-domain-containing protein, giving the protein MDSSNENGHASPDGRTWRSYFPDGDLWVFGYGSLIWKPPPHYDQRVPGYVNGYVRRFWQVRTDHRGTPENPGRVVTVIERGFWETLNDPLAHLESSSSAARVWGAAYHIPASHAEEVHDYLDEREIDGYSVHYTPFYPFSESKTPGSDSTPITCMVYIGQPTNPQFLRDPARREPQDVAEVISRGRGQSGKNTEYLYLLEKALEGLGLGSADGHVTDLVRRVKAIEKEDEAARDEEAAERDLQKSLSRSEEEAHRAFQNEERA; this is encoded by the exons ATGGATTCTAGTAATGAAAACGGCCATGCTTCTCCAGATGGCCGAACATGGCGCAGTTACTTCCCAGACGGTGATCTATGGGTATTTGGATATGG GAGCTTGATCTGGAAGCCACCACCACATTATG ATCAAAGAGTCCCGGGTTATGTCAACGGCTATGTGCGTCGCTTTTGGCAGGTTC GTACTGACCATCGAGGAACGCCGGAAAATCCCGGACGAGTAGTAACGGTCATAGAACGAGGTTTTTGGGAGACATTGAATGATCCG CTCGCACACCTTGAGTCATCGTCATCAGCAGCTCGAGTTTGGGGCGCAGCATACCATATTCCCGCCTCTCACGCCGAAGAAGTCCATGATTACCTCGACGAACGTGAGATTGACGGATACTCTGTGCATTACACCCCATTCTACCCGTTCTCGGAATCCAAGACCCCGGGGTCGGATTCTACACCGATTACTTGCATGGTATATATCGGGCAGCCCACTAATCCGCAGTTCCTGCGTGACCCAGCCCGTCGTGAGCCGCAGGATGTTGCGGAGGTGATCAGTCGTGGACGGGGTCAGAGTGGGAAGAATACCGAGTATCTTTATCTGTTAGAGAAGGCACTTGAGGGCCTCGGGCTTGGAAGTGCTGATGGCCATGTCACGGATTTGGTTCGACGGGTGAAGGccattgagaaggaagacgaggcagcgagagatgaagaagcggcTGAGAGGGATTTACAGAAGTCGCTAAGTCggtcggaggaggaggcaCATCGGGCTTTCCAAAACGAGGAAAGAGCGTGA